A section of the Cryobacterium soli genome encodes:
- a CDS encoding alpha/beta fold hydrolase: protein MRRGYLDLAGGQVHLRECGAGETLVLLLHQTAASSVMFEKFAGELAAGPLGATHRFVALDTPGFGMSYRPTAPYDLADWAQVVLEAADALGTDSFHLLGHHTGAAIAIAVAAAAPERVSSLAMIGPLVLSPAERAEWEASVAGLVVDEAGSHLATVWRQVATIDGDPLAYPPDLALRQRETVDKLAAGERWHEAYLTVFRTDLGAQLASTVCPTVLFSGVADVLHPYAAATLATRSDIEFHELAAGAYLLDQQPALVSGPYARFLQRVASVPREVAPAESPAPSGGSHAVS, encoded by the coding sequence ATGCGCCGCGGCTACCTCGACCTCGCCGGCGGGCAGGTTCACCTGCGCGAGTGCGGCGCGGGCGAGACCCTGGTGCTCCTGCTGCACCAGACCGCCGCGTCCTCGGTCATGTTCGAGAAGTTCGCCGGCGAGCTCGCCGCCGGCCCGTTGGGCGCCACGCACCGGTTCGTGGCGCTCGACACCCCCGGCTTCGGCATGTCGTACCGGCCCACGGCCCCCTACGACCTGGCCGACTGGGCCCAGGTCGTGCTCGAAGCGGCGGATGCGCTGGGCACGGACTCGTTCCACCTGCTCGGGCACCACACCGGCGCGGCCATCGCCATCGCGGTGGCCGCGGCGGCGCCGGAGCGCGTGTCGAGCCTGGCGATGATCGGCCCGCTGGTGCTCTCGCCCGCGGAACGCGCCGAGTGGGAGGCATCCGTCGCCGGCCTGGTCGTCGACGAGGCCGGCAGCCACCTGGCCACGGTCTGGCGGCAGGTCGCCACGATCGACGGCGACCCGCTGGCCTACCCGCCCGACCTGGCGCTGCGCCAGCGGGAGACGGTCGACAAGCTGGCCGCCGGCGAGCGCTGGCACGAGGCCTACCTCACGGTGTTCCGCACCGATCTCGGCGCCCAGCTGGCGTCGACAGTCTGCCCGACCGTGCTGTTCAGCGGCGTGGCCGACGTGCTGCACCCTTACGCCGCCGCGACCCTGGCCACGCGGAGCGACATCGAGTTCCATGAACTCGCCGCGGGAGCGTACCTGCTCGATCAACAGCCCGCTCTCGTCTCCGGTCCCTACGCTCGGTTCCTCCAGCGCGTCGCGTCGGTGCCGCGCGAGGTGGCCCCGGCCGAGTCCCCTGCCCCCTCCGGAGGTTCCCATGCCGTCAGCTGA